The sequence below is a genomic window from Cicer arietinum cultivar CDC Frontier isolate Library 1 chromosome 6, Cicar.CDCFrontier_v2.0, whole genome shotgun sequence.
ATTCTGCAATTAATCTATATAGACCGAATGTGATTAGGGCACTTCAAAAAGAAAGAAGGTCAAGTTCAGTAGATAGCAGATTGAATTCCCAAAATCATGGCTTGATATCACAAGACTCCGATCTTTCAGAGGTCACAGAATCACCAAGATCCGTTGATATGAACCTTAAAAGTCAAACATCAGAAGAATTAATGTCTTCTGACCTTAACATTGTAGTCATTGATTCTGGTGTTCCTCGGCGACCCCCTGCCGGAAAACGTGCAAACGATCAGGTTAATTATCCTAAGTTGATTGAGTTGCTAATCAATAGTTCTGAGTATGCATCAAACCTGTTAAATGATATAACTGGAGGGAAATTAGGATGTCCTCTACCAGAAGACATGGATACAACTGATATACATGCAAGTGACATGATATCGGTAGTTCATGCATTTCGTAATGGTTTCCGAGCTGCTCTTAGGGACCTACAAGGATTCCATATATTCCTATTCACCCTTCACCAAAGGCTTGATACTTTGCTACGATCATTTATGAACATTATAAGCAAAATATCTTCCGCAGAATCTGACAGAGAGGACTCATCGGTTCCTGACTCACCTTCACTGGCTGCTACTGGTTGTTGTTCCTCTCCAACAAGTAAAGAGAGGCATGTTAATGATAACAATCAAGATTTTACTGATTCAGAACCACATAGAACTACTTCAAGGCAATTGTCTTCAAGTAATAGAGATTGTAGTGACTCGACTTCTGTGACAAGAGAAAGTTGGCATGGAAAGTTTTGTAAAGGAAATGGGGAGACACTTCGTAATCTCCGTTTGACAGCTAAGCTCCGTGACTTTAATAAATTTGCCAAGGTTGGTCTCATAATATGACCTTGTTTACTAATCACATAGGTTTTTGATGCAGAGATGTACTGCAAATTGTTGATTTGGTGAATCTTTTCCATTTTACCTTTCGGATAACATAATCAATCTATAGCATGTCACTCTGACATGTAAAAAGCGAGGAATTTATTGCATGTCTAAACACAAAATTCACTAAGGACCATTTACTTTGagaaaacattttttgttttcatatcttaaaatttgtgttaatctTTCTTATTAATTAGGAGGTAAGAAACTTTTTGTGAACAATTTGTCGACATTTCTATAAACAGTGgaaatgtcaaaaaataatttaagtatttGTGGAAATGCATCTTCATTACCCCTATCATTTCATCTTATGTTCATGACTATTGTTTACTTCAAGAGTTTTTCATCAAGGTAAAATGAACacatattttagaaaatgtttTTCCTAAGTAAATGTTTTTACTAAGTAAGTGGTCCCTAATGTAGGCAATGCTTATGTTTCTGACAAGAATGTAATCTTGTTGCTTTCTCAGCTCTTAACACATTCTTATTATCTAACACGTTACTCTATATTGTTAGAGGAAGGAAAGTGTTTCTAAGAGAAAATTTACAACTTGCTTGATTTCAAAGGTTAAATATAATGAGGTATTTATAGGTACAATAAGAGAACTCTAGACCTACTTTTGGGACCTTCCTAATTAATACATACTTCCAAATGTTTTCTACACTTTTTTAATATAGTtctaaatttttctaaatttcaaattatactTAACATATATAACATAAGACTATAAAGTAAAAGGTTGCCTGTCACCAACACAATGGAAAATGTGGGTTCACATTAAATATTTTCCAGCAATTCCAATAACTTTTGTTTTGCatgttcaaatattatatcCAATCCTGTGTCTCAGAGTGATTGGAAAATAAGGATATTAAAGCAATTTACATGAGTTTTTTACTTTATCATGCATGATTTTCAGGTTGATGCTGAATGTCATAAAGAATTGGAACAATGGAATGAAATGCTTAAAAATGATGCCGTCAAGTTATGCCAGGAgaacaatttcaattcaggatTTTTTGAGGGTAGTGACAATAACAGCGTCGTTGATGCATATGAACTGAAGGTTATCTTCACTTCAGCATATTGAAAACCGAAATATATTAGACTCTTTCCACTTATGATGGATACCTATAATGATGCATTATCCTTTCAACTTTCAGGTCAGACTTGAGCATATACTTGAGAGAATTGCATTGATATCTGATGCTGCAAGTACAGAGAGACCGTCTGCCGTTACAAGCTGTTTGTTCATTGGTGGGGCATTGGTTGCAAGATCTGTATACACTCTGCAATACTTGGGAATCAAACATATTTTGTGTTTGTGTACAAATGAAATTGGACAATCTGAAACTCAATATCCTGATCTATTTGAATACAAAAATTTCTCCGTAAGTGTCGTTCACTTGTTCTTGGTCGATTTGAATACAAAAATTTCCCGATCTATCATATTTTAGGAATGTATTCATATTGGTTTTATTTACTATCCCATCTGAACAGGTCTGCGACAGTGAAGATTTTAACATCACCACTGTATTTGAAGAAGCGTGTGATTTCATAGATTATGTTGAACAAAAAGGTCAGAAAATTTTAGTCCATTGCTTTGAAGGGAAAAGCAGAAGTGCTACATTGGTCCTTGCCTACCTAATGCTCAGAAAGTAAGTAAAATTGCAGATCATAATACATGATACAGTGATACGGATCGATTCGATATCGGTATTGCTAATTTGCTGTGTGACTTAATATATATTGCCAACAAGTTTTTTGAACAAACTATTCGTGCAATCATAAATTCTTTCACAAATGATATCAGTAATCATAAGTTTATGTTGTTTGATATTTAAGATAATTACTACCAGGGCAGTTTTTGAACAGAAAGCTTTTGTTGTGCAGGAAGTATACTTTATCAAAAGCTTGGCAAACTCTGAAACGAGTTCACCGTCGAGCACATCCAAATGATGGTTTTGCAAAGATTTTACAGGAACTGGATCAGAAACTACATGGGAAGGTTTCAATGGAGTGGCAGCAGCGGAAACCGACCATGAAAGTCTGTCTGATATGCGGGAAAAATGCTGGACTGAGCAGTAGCTCACTTAAACTACACCTGCAGAAATCACATAGAAAGTTATCATCTGGTAGTGTGGATAGTGCCATGACAATG
It includes:
- the LOC101496983 gene encoding dual specificity protein phosphatase PHS1, with product MANQGKHQQNNDSEFQTHSQIEVPLPLNVTSRDLYMLEDITAGPAFRFTQWLQLVRKRTSKYRSSGFPHRLSTTMSSNSSVRESIEDPKCDMCPDQTEISLWERLGKAAMLDIESSSFSWDGLSSLHHTEHSSSNEHSEDEMNKALEVTVNSGGVVFFAFFNCQESADALPNEAAAVIKISSSRMATQSERLGYEFAKWLGIQTPQARVVHNTSSEWQQIKEATEKAREAAANSENDEIGEVTCFELLEALELSRCLFLMSYVHGSPLLENSSVFESKESAEKTSEALGRVLLLDLVIRNEDRLPCRELRWRGNAANLLLAEKMISANTNTLEAALDSAINLYRPNVIRALQKERRSSSVDSRLNSQNHGLISQDSDLSEVTESPRSVDMNLKSQTSEELMSSDLNIVVIDSGVPRRPPAGKRANDQVNYPKLIELLINSSEYASNLLNDITGGKLGCPLPEDMDTTDIHASDMISVVHAFRNGFRAALRDLQGFHIFLFTLHQRLDTLLRSFMNIISKISSAESDREDSSVPDSPSLAATGCCSSPTSKERHVNDNNQDFTDSEPHRTTSRQLSSSNRDCSDSTSVTRESWHGKFCKGNGETLRNLRLTAKLRDFNKFAKVDAECHKELEQWNEMLKNDAVKLCQENNFNSGFFEGSDNNSVVDAYELKVRLEHILERIALISDAASTERPSAVTSCLFIGGALVARSVYTLQYLGIKHILCLCTNEIGQSETQYPDLFEYKNFSVCDSEDFNITTVFEEACDFIDYVEQKGQKILVHCFEGKSRSATLVLAYLMLRKKYTLSKAWQTLKRVHRRAHPNDGFAKILQELDQKLHGKVSMEWQQRKPTMKVCLICGKNAGLSSSSLKLHLQKSHRKLSSGSVDSAMTMEIQKALTALKISRGGSVSPTQRSSHSIMDQ